In Streptomyces dangxiongensis, one DNA window encodes the following:
- a CDS encoding phenolic acid decarboxylase encodes MTGDGAHETTVQDPVPPQDLAGIVGHRFIYTYANGWQYEMYVKNATTIDYRIHSGMVGGRWVKDQQVDLVQLDDDSYKIAWNEPTGTSVAVNVMPAKRRLHGVIFFPHWVEEHGERTVCYQNDHLDEMRKYRDQGPTYPIYVVPEFAKITLFEYVGADDDTVISIAPGDLPEGWSNRTN; translated from the coding sequence ATGACCGGTGACGGAGCTCACGAGACCACCGTCCAGGACCCTGTCCCGCCGCAGGACCTGGCCGGGATCGTCGGCCACCGCTTCATCTACACCTACGCCAACGGCTGGCAGTACGAGATGTACGTGAAGAACGCCACCACCATCGACTACCGCATCCACAGCGGCATGGTCGGCGGTCGCTGGGTCAAGGACCAGCAGGTCGACCTCGTCCAGCTGGACGACGACAGCTACAAGATCGCCTGGAACGAGCCCACCGGCACCTCGGTCGCCGTCAACGTGATGCCCGCCAAGCGGCGCCTGCACGGCGTGATCTTCTTCCCGCACTGGGTGGAGGAGCACGGCGAGCGCACGGTCTGCTACCAGAACGACCACCTGGACGAGATGCGCAAGTACCGCGACCAGGGGCCGACCTACCCGATCTACGTGGTCCCCGAGTTCGCGAAGATCACCCTCTTCGAGTACGTCGGCGCCGACGATGACACCGTCATCTCCATCGCCCCGGGAGACCTTCCGGAGGGCTGGTCCAACCGCACCAACTGA
- a CDS encoding MarR family winged helix-turn-helix transcriptional regulator encodes MDTATEFGRLIGPLRRAVLRTRRSDDLPDLPEAQIELLRALSGAGPLTPREVAARLRVAPSTVSNLVRTMTASGLIERTPSSTDLRTVHLAASPRALDLLDRYDRVSTGALQGALDQLTPQSREALDRALPALAELLATLEGEGERA; translated from the coding sequence ATGGACACCGCGACCGAGTTCGGCCGACTCATAGGCCCGCTGCGCCGGGCCGTACTGCGCACACGCCGCTCCGACGACCTGCCCGATCTCCCCGAGGCCCAGATCGAGCTGCTGCGGGCGCTCTCCGGTGCCGGCCCGCTCACCCCGCGCGAGGTCGCCGCCCGGCTGCGGGTCGCACCGTCCACCGTCAGCAACCTGGTCCGCACGATGACCGCCTCCGGCCTCATCGAGCGCACGCCCTCGTCGACAGACCTGCGCACCGTCCACCTCGCGGCCTCCCCCCGGGCCCTCGACCTGCTGGACCGCTACGACCGCGTGAGTACCGGCGCGCTGCAGGGCGCACTGGACCAGCTCACCCCACAGAGCCGAGAAGCCCTCGACAGGGCCCTGCCCGCACTCGCCGAGTTGCTCGCCACGCTGGAGGGCGAAGGCGAACGGGCATGA
- a CDS encoding inositol monophosphatase family protein has product MSTTMPFAAGTSLLADVTSLVRTAGRTLLDRRTPHARGVSLDEIVDEIHANDDAVLDVLREPLLRTRPGSRWAEDELAGGALPPGEWWVVDPAEGNINHVHAMEDWAVTATLVRDNQPVLTVVHLPLTGETYTAVAGGGAHLDGRPLKVSAKTDLGATLTGTGQARPGEDMRTFRRIGESVTAMLASGLVVRVSVPATMQLIHVAAGRMDAFWQFSDVRSGLVAGALLVSEAGGTVTDLAGEPWSTAGRDFLAAAPGVHTAALAVLSPIA; this is encoded by the coding sequence ATGAGCACCACCATGCCTTTCGCCGCCGGCACGTCGCTCCTCGCCGACGTGACGTCCCTGGTGCGGACCGCCGGGCGCACCCTGCTCGACCGCCGCACCCCGCACGCCCGGGGTGTGAGCCTGGACGAGATCGTCGACGAGATCCACGCCAACGACGACGCGGTGCTGGATGTGCTGCGGGAGCCGCTGCTGCGGACCCGGCCCGGATCGCGGTGGGCCGAGGACGAGCTGGCCGGCGGCGCGCTCCCGCCCGGGGAGTGGTGGGTCGTCGACCCCGCCGAGGGCAACATCAACCACGTCCACGCCATGGAGGACTGGGCCGTCACCGCCACCCTGGTCCGCGACAACCAGCCGGTGCTCACCGTGGTCCACCTGCCGCTGACCGGCGAAACCTACACCGCCGTCGCCGGCGGCGGCGCCCACCTGGACGGCCGGCCCCTGAAGGTGTCCGCCAAGACCGACCTGGGCGCGACACTCACCGGCACCGGTCAGGCCAGGCCCGGCGAGGACATGCGCACCTTCCGGCGGATCGGCGAGTCGGTCACCGCCATGCTCGCGAGCGGACTGGTCGTACGCGTGTCCGTTCCCGCCACGATGCAGCTCATCCACGTCGCCGCCGGACGCATGGACGCCTTCTGGCAGTTCTCCGACGTCCGCTCGGGCCTGGTCGCCGGTGCCCTGCTGGTGTCCGAGGCCGGGGGCACCGTCACCGATCTGGCGGGCGAACCGTGGAGCACGGCCGGCCGGGACTTCCTGGCCGCCGCCCCCGGCGTCCACACCGCCGCCCTGGCAGTCCTTTCGCCGATCGCCTGA
- a CDS encoding GNAT family N-acetyltransferase: MRLRNVSPDDVDAYVRMRCDPVMMADLGGPQPREEMAAKVRRDAEQAAADLAWFKMIVPDPAAPEVVAGTVTLWSHNADDGPISEIGWMVLPQFQGQGLGKRAVRALLEQARDEDRWGVVHAFPATSNAASNGICRSVGFRFVSEADVTFAGRIFKTNHWSVDPRMDLT; encoded by the coding sequence GTGAGGTTGCGCAACGTCTCACCGGACGATGTCGATGCCTATGTCCGGATGCGATGCGATCCCGTCATGATGGCCGACCTCGGCGGCCCCCAGCCGCGCGAGGAGATGGCGGCCAAAGTTCGCCGGGATGCCGAGCAGGCGGCCGCCGACCTGGCTTGGTTCAAGATGATCGTCCCCGATCCGGCCGCCCCCGAGGTAGTGGCGGGAACGGTGACCCTCTGGTCCCACAACGCCGATGACGGCCCGATCTCCGAGATCGGCTGGATGGTTCTCCCCCAGTTCCAGGGGCAGGGGCTGGGCAAGCGTGCCGTCCGCGCTCTCCTGGAGCAGGCCCGCGACGAGGACCGCTGGGGAGTCGTGCACGCCTTCCCGGCAACGAGCAACGCCGCCTCGAACGGCATCTGCCGCTCGGTCGGCTTCCGCTTCGTCTCAGAGGCCGACGTGACCTTCGCCGGGCGGATCTTCAAGACCAACCACTGGTCCGTGGACCCGCGAATGGACCTGACCTGA